The Amaranthus tricolor cultivar Red isolate AtriRed21 chromosome 6, ASM2621246v1, whole genome shotgun sequence genome has a segment encoding these proteins:
- the LOC130816164 gene encoding nuclear-pore anchor — MPLFISDEDFERFKIAGDVSAITEKADSFIRDLYANLETVKAEADAAAITAEQTCSLLEHKHVSLSSEFASLESRYSQLDSNLQQRISELAQIQSEKHQLHLKIIEKDGEIERLSMEVKEMQKSKRQVLELVGLKDAEMGEKNATIKSYLDKITDLTERAAQKEARVSELEAELVRYRASNDKLLQEKELIEKHNAWLNDELTVKVDSLLQQRRKSAEIEADLTMKLTNMEKQYNDCSKSLSRHKERVREQESNLESLQQELHSAKDDISAAEQRYSVEISTVSKLVDLYKESSEEWSKKAGDLEGVIKALETHVSQVESDYKDRLEKEIAAKKELEKLSAELKEKLEKCEAELESSRRANELEIFPLSSFTTEALMHDAHRNDIGGDSLAVVPYVPAGVSGTALAASLLREGWSLAKMYAKYQEAADALRHEQLGSKQTQAILQRVLLEIEEKASVILDERAEHERMAEAYALMNQKLQQSLSEQSNLEKVIRELKAELKKHEREYGYAQKEIKDLQTQVTILLKECRDVQLRCGLKSSEFINDDIVVPLSEADDESEAQKVISEHLLSIKDIKGLVEQNAKLRSLLRSFSDDIENKELQVKEQYEKELQRHKEEAASRVAAVLERVEEQGQMIESLHSSVAMYRRLYEEEHRLRSSQSQSTEVPPPSDGRKDFMVLLEGSQEATKRVREQASERLRSLEDELGSRKAEIISLRSERDKFAMDAKFSQEKLERFLKEFDHQREEMNGVLARNIEFSQLIVDYQKKLRESAESVNTAEELSRKLNMELSVLKREKDLLVNSEKRAHDEVRDLSQRVHRLQATLDTIQNTEQVREEARTEEKMKQEEYIKKIEREWAEAKKELQEERNNVRTLSLDRENTLKDAMRQVEDMGKELAAALQAVTAAEARAAEARVRCADLERNLKSSEAKDSEQDVLKQSQSSAGEILGDLIAAKEEIERFKAESQASKDHMLQYKSIAEVNEAALKQMENAHENFRIEAEQLKKALEAEIQSFRDRVTELESESSLKSNEAASAVVQKDEALASASAEINTLKEEILNKVCQIESLEVQVTIVKDDLEREHQRAIAAQANYERQVILQSETIQELTKTSQALASLQEEASELRKSVAAYQSENNELKAKWDVEKSEMEKSQSEVTKKYEELNEQNRILHCQLEAMHIKLAGTDADADAVAVGVTSSSTCTTSPSDAGLHSVVSYLRRSKEIAETEISLLKQEKLRLQSQLERALKTAEAAEASLSAERANSRNFLFTDDEFKALKLQVSEMNLLRESNMQLREENRYNFEECQKLREVLQSAKVETENMQHLLRGKEVEAESLRKDIELHKNEREHLESRISDLLERSKNIDIEDYNRLKSEVEQLHVTLTEKDAVVEETRKVVAQKEEVIAKLEQDLSRIRLELSERESRLSQAEASLKSDAEKQKKLVVPFKRKIAELNREKELLIKEKEALLKEKDSLVKERELLAKEKELLSKEKEELSKQLEDLRQEKKSSGDALVDPKEKEKDARIQILESTLGRLREDNKKEKEKRMTNEKIIAAKVRSVDLEKKKFENEHGKHKEALKKISDELEKLKHAKDSLPEGTSVVQLLSGSTLDDLASAYVLAVESFEKVAHSVFNDVGNQASVSNTSTTESNPSVGVSSQALPTEAPSTISSMTAASLPKSVTEDREKRVSLLKTNVETRKTGRKLVRPRLRSSEEPQRDVEMSDLDGKNGGKPAVASEMATQSNVPVPTEHSIRKRPASPSPSEVQEESLLPEDSSSDMPEPAFKKSKGLEPVREDVEEHSGAPENSESVPTVEALLDAATGIPQSSIEEPSEFVKEDFDILQGLGKEAGEPHDMDDEKTVDIVRDSDIVDEEHAEKPSEADTTMDEASNLQTEKDVQQHMTDVIEREGELPEGSDLDGADDTAVVGSQDVSEVHPEHSGAASIPSPARNDEFPVTSVNVEVNEMNSPDISNPNEQAEEGEFAEDVAEDSDKSADGNDQINGDADHTSEVGSASAEGNTGSVESVVAREGSPIGTAGQDVGQLSHVRTSSSTININERARQRAAARLGRSPAPASTSTPSTAARRGRAPLTRSRGGRAVRGGRRPMSGDQS, encoded by the exons ATGCCATTGTTCATCTCCGATGAAGATTTCGAACGATTTAAAATCGCCGGCGATGTTTCAGCTATTACGGAGAAAGCAGATTCATTCATTCGCGATCTTTACGCTAATCTTGAAACTGTTAAAGCCGAAGCTGATGCTGCCGCCATTACTGCCGAACAAACTTGTTCTCTTCTCGAGCATAAACATGTTTCGCTCTCATCCGAGTTCGCTTCACTAGAATCTCGTTACTCGCAACTCGATTCTAATCTCCAGCAACGAATTTCTGAACTTGCTCAAATTCAATCTGAGAAGCACCAACTTCATCTCAAAATC ATTGAAAAAGATGGGGAGATTGAAAGGCTCTCAATGGAGGTTAAGGAGATGCAAAAGTCAAAGAGACAAGTTTTGGAATTGGTAGGTTTGAAGGATGCAGAGATGGGTGAGAAGAATGCTACTATCAAAAGTTACCTTGACAAGATTACAGACTTGACAGAGCGTGCCGCACAAAAGGAAGCTAGGGTGAGTGAGCTTGAGGCAGAGCTGGTCCGCTATAGAGCTAGCAATGACAAACTCTTGCAGGAGAAGGAGCTTATTGAGAAGCATAATGCTTGGCTTAATGATGAATTGACCGTGAAAGTTGACAGTCTGCTGCAGCAGCGTAGGAAGAGTGCAGAAATTGAGGCAGATTTGACGATGAAATTGACTAATATGGAGAAACAGTACAATGACTGTTCTAAATCTTTGAGTAGGCATAAGGAGAGGGTCAGGGAGCAGGAATCAAATTTGGAATCTTTGCAGCAAGAGTTACATTCTGCTAAAGATGACATTTCTGCTGCTGAACAACGGTATTCAGTAGAAATTTCAACAGTTTCTAAGCTTGTTGATCTGTATAAGGAGAGTTCTGAGGAGTGGTCCAAAAAGGCCGGAGACCTGGAGGGTGTGATAAAGGCTTTAGAAACCCATGTAAGTCAAGTTGAAAGTGATTACAAAGACAGGCTTGAAAAGGAAATTGCTGCCAAGAAAGAGTTGGAAAAGTTATCTGCAGAGTTGAAGGAAAAACTGGAAAAATGCGAGGCTGAACTCGAGTCAAGTAGGAGAGCTAATGAGCTGGAGATTTTTCCTTTGAGTAGTTTTACCACTGAGGCCTTGATGCATGATGCACACAGAAACGACATTGGTGGAGATAGTCTTGCTGTTGTTCCGTATGTTCCAGCAG GTGTGTCAGGAACAGCATTGGCAGCTTCCCTACTCCGAGAAGGTTGGAGTTTAGCTAAAATGTATGCCAAGTATCAGGAAGCTGCAGATGCATTACGGCATGAGCAGCTGGGAAGTAAGCAAACACAAGCAATTTTGCAGAGAGTTCTACTTGAAATAGAGGAGAAGGCTTCCGTCATCTTGGATGAAAGAGCAGAACATGAAAGAATGGCTGAAGCTTATGCTTTGATGAATCAGAAGCTGCAACAGTCTCTTTCTGAGCAAAGTAATTTAGAGAAAGTTATCAGAGAATTGAAGGCAGAGTTAAAGAAGCATGAACGTGAGTATGGTTATGCTCAGAAGGAGATCAAGGATCTTCAAACCCAGGTTACCATCCTTCTAAAGGAATGTCGTGATGTACAACTGCGATGTGGTCTTAAGAGTTCTGAATTTATCAACGACGATATAGTTGTTCCTTTGTCTGAAGCTGATGATGAATCTGAGGCCCAGAAGGTTATATCCGAACACTTGCTCTCTATTAAAGATATAAAGGGCTTGGTTGAACAAAATGCTAAGCTTAGAAGTTTGTTACGAAGCTTTTCTGATGATATTGAAAACAAGGAACTACAGGTAAAAGAACAATATGAGAAGGAGCTCCAGAGGCACAAGGAGGAGGCTGCCTCCAGAGTTGCTGCTGTCTTAGAAAGAGTTGAGGAGCAGGGACAAATGATTGAATCACTGCACTCATCTGTGGCTATGTACAGGAGATTGTATGAAGAGGAACATAGACTCCGCTCATCCCAGTCTCAGTCTACTGAAGTACCTCCTCCCTCAGATGGTAGGAAAGACTTCATGGTGCTCCTGGAAGGATCACAGGAAGCCACAAAGAGGGTTCGGGAACAGGCCAGTGAACGTTTGCGTTCCCTTGAAGATGAGTTGGGCAGCCGTAAGGCGGAGATCATATCCTTGCGTTCTGAGAGAGATAAGTTTGCGATGGATGCAAAGTTTTCCCAAGAGAAACTTGAGAGGTTTCTCAAAGAATTCGATCATCAAAGGGAGGAAATGAATGGAGTCTTAGCAAGGAACATCGAGTTTTCTCAGCTAATAGTTGATTACCAGAAGAAGCTCCGGGAAAGTGCTGAATCTGTAAACACAGCTGAGGAGCTGTCACGAAAATTGAACATGGAGCTTTCTGTATTAAAACGTGAGAAAGATTTACTTGTGAACTCTGAGAAACGAGCTCATGATGAAGTTCGAGATTTGTCTCAAAGGGTACATAGACTTCAAGCTACTTTGGATACCATACAAAATACAGAACAAGTTCGGGAGGAAGCCAGAACTGAAGAAAAGATGAAGCAAGAGGAGTACATTAAGAAAATTGAAAGAGAATGGGCTGAGGCCAAGAAGGAGCTCCAGGAGGAAAGGAACAACGTCCGAACCCTTTCACTGGATCGCGAGAACACTCTAAAAGATGCCATGAGGCAAGTTGAAGATATGGGCAAGGAATTAGCTGCAGCATTGCAGGCTGTTACAGCTGCAGAAGCCAGGGCTGCAGAGGCCAGGGTACGATGTGCTGACCTTGAAAGAAACTTGAAATCTTCTGAAGCCAAGGATTCTGAGCAGGATGTATTGAAACAATCTCAATCCTCAGCTGGTGAGATTTTAGGGGACTTAATAGCGGCAAAGGAAGAGATTGAACGATTTAAAGCAGAATCTCAAGCAAGTAAAGATCACATGCTTCAGTATAAAAGCATTGCAGAAGTGAATGAGGCAGCGTTGAAGCAAATGGAAAATGCTCATGAGAACTTCAGGATTGAGGCTGAACAACTGAAGAAAGCTCTTGAAGCAGAAATCCAGTCATTCAGAGATCGAGTCACTGAACTTGAAAGTGAATCTAGTTTGAAATCCAATGAAGCTGCCTCTGCAGTTGTTCAGAAAGATGAAGCTCTTGCTTCTGCTTCTGCAGAAATTAACACCTTGAAGGAAGAAATTTTAAACAAAGTTTGTCAGATTGAGTCATTGGAAGTTCAGGTCACTATTGTGAAAGATGATCTAGAGAGGGAGCACCAACGAGCAATTGCAGCTCAAGCCAATTATGAAAGGCAGGTTATCTTGCAATCGGAAACTATACAGGAGTTGACAAAAACATCGCAGGCTTTGGCTTCACTTCAGGAAGAAGCATCTGAACTGCGGAAATCTGTTGCTGCTTATCAATCTGAAAATAATGAGCTCAAGGCTAAGTGGGATGTGGAGAAATCGGAAATGGAGAAGTCACAGAGTGAAGTTACAAAGAAATATGAGGAGCTTAATGAACAAAATAGAATTCTGCACTGTCAGCTTGAGGCAATGCACATAAAATTAGCTGGGACAGATGCTGATGCTGATGCTGTTGCTGTTGGAGTAACTTCGTCAAGTACTTGTACCACCTCGCCAAGTGACGCTGGCTTGCATAGTGTTGTTAGCTATCTCCGACGCTCAAAGGAAATTGCAGAAACAGAGATCTCATTGCTGAAACAG GAGAAACTTCGGCTGCAATCCCAACTTGAGAGAGCTCTAAAAACAGCCGAGGCAGCAGAAGCATCTCTTAGTGCAGAGCGTGCCAATTCAAGAAACTTCTTATTCACAGATGATGAGTTTAAGGCATTGAAACTTCAGGTGAGTGAAATGAACTTGCTACGGGAGAGCAATATGCAACTTAGAGAGGAAAACAGATACAACTTCGAAGAATGCCAAAAACTGCGTGAAGTTCTGCAGAGTGCTAAAGTTGAGACTGAGAATATGCAGCACCTGCTTAGGGGAAAGGAAGTTGAAGCTGAATCCCTCAGGAAGGATATAGAACTACATAAGAACGAGCGAGAGCATTTGGAAAGCAGAATTTCTGATTTGCTTGAAAGATCTAAAAATATTGATATAGAGGACTACAATCGGTTGAAAAGTGAGGTTGAGCAGCTGCATGTTACTTTGACAGAAAAGGATGCTGTGGTTGAGGAAACAAGGAAAGTTGTCGCTCAGAAAGAAGAAGTGATTGCAAAGTTAGAGCAAGACCTTTCACGGATCAGATTGGAGTTAAGTGAAAGGGAAAGTCGTCTTTCTCAAGCCGAGGCTAGTTTGAAATCGGATGCtgaaaagcaaaagaagcttGTTGTTCCTTTTAAGCGGAAGATTGCTGAACTTAACAGAGAGAAAGAATTGttgattaaagaaaaagaaGCTCTTTTGAAAGAGAAGGATTCACTAGTAAAAGAAAGAGAGCTATTGGCAAAAGAGAAGGAACTCTTATCCAAGGAGAAGGAGGAACTAAGCAAACAGTTGGAGGATCTTCGTCAAGAAAAGAAATCTTCTGGGGATGCTCTTGTTGATCCcaaggagaaggaaaaagatGCCAGGATACAGATTCTGGAGAGTACTTTGGGAAGATTGAGGGAAGATaacaagaaagagaaagagaagcgCATGACCAATGAGAAAATAATTGCTGCAAAAGTTAGAAGTGTTGATCTTGAAAAAAAGAAGTTTGAAAATGAACATGGAAAGCATAAGGAGGCCTTGAAGAAGATTTCTGATGAGCTCGAGAAACTCAAACATGCAAAGGACAGCCTTCCCGAGGGAACCTCGGTGGTTCAGCTTTTGTCCGGTTCTACCTTGGATGATTTGGCATCAGCTTACGTGTTAGCAGTTGAAAGCTTTGAAAAGGTGGCACATTCTGTCTTCAATGATGTAGGGAACCAGGCTTCTGTGAGTAATACTTCCACCACAGAATCAAATCCATCTGTAGGTGTTAGCTCTCAGGCACTCCCAACTGAAGCTCCAAGTACTATATCATCTATGACTGCTGCTAGCTTACCCAAAAGTGTAACTGAAGACAGAGAGAAGAGAGTTTCTTTGCTTAAAACTAATGTTGAAACGCGAAAAACTGGTAGGAAGTTGGTTCGACCTCGACTCAGATCATCGGAAGAACCTCAGCGTGATGTTGAGATGTCAGATTTGGATGGCAAAAACGGGGGGAAGCCTGCTGTAGCTTCGGAAATGGCAACACAGTCCAATGTCCCTGTGCCCACTGAACATTCCATTCGGAAACGTCCTGCTTCTCCCTCTCCATCCGAGGTGCAAGAAGAATCACTTTTGCCTGAAGATTCTAGCTCTGATATGCCTGAACCTGCTTTCAAGAAGTCCAAAGGCCTAGAACCTGTTCGAGAGGATGTTGAAGAGCATTCTGGTGCTCCTGAGAATTCTGAATCTGTTCCAACAGTTGAAGCTTTACTTGATGCAGCTACTGGCATTCCTCAAAGTTCAATTGAAGAACCTTCTGAGTTTGTGAAGGaagattttgatattttgcAAGGACTTGGAAAGGAGGCTGGAGAACCTCACGATATGGATGATGAAAAGACAGTGGATATAGTGAGAGATAGTGATATTGTTGATGAAGAACATGCCGAGAAGCCAAGTGAAGCAGATACAACGATGGATGAAGCATCAAATTTGCAGACTGAGAAAGACGTTCAACAGCATATGACTGATGTCATTGAAAGAGAAGGGGAGCTCCCAGAAGGTTCAGACCTTGATGGTGCCGATGATACAGCTGTCGTAGGAAGTCAAGATGTCTCTGAAGTTCATCCTGAGCACTCTGGTGCAGCTTCAATACCATCACCGGCTCGCAATGATGAATTTCCTGTCACTTCTGTCAATGTGGAGGTCAATGAAATGAATTCTCCTGATATATCAAATCCAAATGAACAGGCTGAAGAAGGGGAATTTGCTGAAGATGTCGCTGAAGATTCAGATAAATCTGCTGATGGTAATGATCAAATCAATGGGGATGCTGATCACACTAGTGAAGTTGGTTCTGCTTCAGCTGAAGGGAATACGGGTTCTGTGGAATCTGTTGTAGCCAGAGAAGGTAGTCCCATTGGAACAGCTGGTCAAGATGTCGGACAGCTTTCACATGTTAGAACAAGCTCATCAACAATTAATATAAATGAGAGAGCCAGGCAGCGGGCAGCAGCTAGGCTTGGACGTTCCCCTGCCCCAGCTTCAACCTCTACTCCCTCAACTGCTGCAAGAAGAGGACGAGCACCATTAACACGCAGTCGAGGTGGCCGGGCTGTTCGAGGTGGTCGTAGACCAATGTCTGGTGATCAGAGCTGA